A genomic region of Raphanus sativus cultivar WK10039 chromosome 6, ASM80110v3, whole genome shotgun sequence contains the following coding sequences:
- the LOC108806913 gene encoding pentatricopeptide repeat-containing protein At3g13150: protein MSKVGSSLYTRLHGIFKETSISTVKTTAKPKTKKFVSKSKKPTASSSVAGGDAVNSSNSDAKATKDSKLTKKVEKFKRSCESQTFRQVHGLYSAFIRRLRDANKFSIIDDVLQHQKKYEDIKSEDFVIRIMLLYGYSGMADHAHKLFDEMPQLNCERTNKSFNALLSAYVNSRKVDEAMQVFKELPEKLAITPDLVTYNTMIKAVCRKGSMEDILSILEEVERNGLEPDMITFNTLLEEFYRRDLFAEGDRIWDLMKSKSLVPNVRSYNSRVRGLTRNKRFADAVELTGVMRSEGVSPDVHTYNAFITGYRGDNNLEEALKWYDEMKEAGLTPDTVTYCLLIPLVCKKGDLERAVEMSEEAIGHKVLSRPNMYKPVIDGLVGEGKTDKAMQLVKDGKLQSYFRYLPGVSAGKKDTATVPVSSSPVEASVGDE, encoded by the coding sequence ATGAGCAAAGTGGGCTCCTCGCTGTACACTCGCCTCCATGGAATCTTCAAAGAAACTTCCATCTCCACCGTCAAGACCACCGCAAAACCCAAAACCAAAAAGTTCGTTAGCAAATCGAAGAAACCCACAGCTTCTTCCTCCGTCGCCGGAGGAGACGCGGTGAACTCCTCGAACTCCGACGCCAAGGCAACGAAAGATTCGAAATTGACGAAGAAAGTAGAGAAATTCAAGAGATCCTGCGAGTCCCAGACCTTCCGCCAAGTCCACGGCCTCTACAGCGCCTTCATCCGCCGTCTCAGGGACGCGAACAAGTTCTCGATCATCGACGACGTCCTCCAGCACCAGAAGAAGTACGAAGACATAAAGTCCGAAGATTTCGTCATCCGCATCATGCTCCTCTACGGATACTCGGGAATGGCCGATCACGCCCACAAgctgttcgacgaaatgcccCAGCTAAACTGCGAGAGGACCAACAAGTCCTTCAACGCGCTTTTATCCGCTTATGTCAATTCCAGGAAGGTCGATGAGGCCATGCAGGTGTTCAAGGAGTTGCCGGAGAAGCTGGCGATCACTCCCGATCTCGTCACTTACAACACCATGATCAAGGCGGTTTGTCGTAAGGGTTCGATGGAGGATATACTGTCGATCTTGGAGGAGGTTGAGAGGAACGGGCTTGAGCCTGATATGATCACTTTCAATACGTTGTTGGAGGAGTTTTACAGGAGGGATTTGTTTGCTGAAGGAGATAGGATTTGGGATCTGATGAAGTCCAAGAGTCTTGTTCCCAACGTTAGGAGTTATAACTCGAGAGTGAGAGGTTTGACTCGGAACAAGAGGTTTGCGGATGCGGTTGAGCTCACTGGTGTTATGAGATCTGAAGGGGTCTCTCCTGATGTGCACACGTACAATGCTTTTATTACTGGTTACCGCGGGGATAACAACCTCGAGGAGGCTTTGAAATGGTACGATGAGATGAAGGAGGCAGGGTTGACTCCTGATACCGTGACTTACTGTTTGTTGATCCCTCTCGTCTGTAAGAAAGGGGATCTTGAGAGAGCGGTTGAGATGTCGGAAGAAGCTATCGGACACAAGGTTCTGTCTCGCCCCAACATGTACAAACCAGTGATCGATGGTTTGGTGGGTGAAGGCAAGACTGATAAAGCGATGCAGTTAGTGAAGGATGGTAAGTTGCAGAGTTACTTTCGCTACCTACCGGGCGTGTCCGCTGGTAAGAAGGATACCGCCACCGTTCCTGTCTCTTCAAGTCCGGTCGAAGCTAGCGTGGGGGACGAGTAA
- the LOC130496958 gene encoding meiotic recombination protein SPO11-1 gives MEGKFQISDTTNLLRKIKDFTRSIVEDLAEGKSPEISINRFRNYCNDPEADCFCSSDEPKGREILTLRKTSQTYRIDMLLRVLLIVQQLLQENRHGSKRDIYYMHPSAFKAQSVVDRAIADICILFQCSRYNLNVVSVGNGLVMGWLKFKEAGRKFDCLSSLNTAFPVPVLVEEVEDVVSLAEYILVVEKETVFQRLANDMFCKTNRCIVVTGRGYPDVSTRRFLRLLMEKLQLPVHCLVDCDPYGFEILATYRFGSMQMAYDIESLRAPEMKWLGAFPSDSEIYGVPQQCLLPLTEEDKKRTEAMLLRCYLKREMPQWRLELETMLKRGVKFEIEALSVHSLSFLSEVYIPSKIRSESLPVTNLI, from the exons ATGGAGggaaaatttcaaatttcagatACAACCAATCTGCTTCGAAAGATCAAAG ATTTTACCCGATCGATCGTTGAAGATCTAGCCGAGGGAAAATCTCCAGAAATCTCCATCAATCGATTCAGAAACTATTGCAATGATCCAGAAGCGGATTG TTTTTGCAGCTCTGATGAACCGAAAGGTAGGGAGATTCTCACTCTTAGGAAGACATCTCAAACGTATAGAATCG ATATGTTGCTAAGAGTACTGTTGATAGTTCAACAACTTCTTCAAGAAAATAGACATGGATCCAAAAGAGATATCTACTACATGCATCCATCAGCATTCAAAG CACAATCAGTTGTGGACCGCGCAATTGCTGATATATGCATCCTTTTTCAGTGTAGTCGGTACAACTTGAATGTG gtgtCTGTTGGAAATGG GTTGGTGATGGGCTGGTTAAAGTTTAAGGAAGCTGGAAGGAAGTTTGATTGTTTAAGCAGCCTGAATACT GCATTTCCCGTTCCTGTTCTTGTAGAGGAAGTCGAAG ATGTTGTTAGTTTAGCAGAGTACATACTGGTGGTGGAAAAAGAAACAG TATTCCAGCGTTTAGCAAATGACATGTTTTGCAAGACGAACCGCTGCATCGTTGTCACA GGAAGAGGCTATCCTGATGTCTCTACAAGAAG GTTCTTGCGACTCTTGATGGAGAAGTTGCAACTACCTGTGCATTGTCTAGTCGACTGTGATCCATATGGCTTTGAGATCCTAGCCACATACCGTTTTGGCTCCATG CAAATGGCCTATGATATCGAATCACTACGAGCACCAGAAATGAAGTGGTTGGGAGCTTTTCCTTCAGACTCTGAGATATACGGTGTCCCCCAACAGTGTCTCTTGCCATTGACAGAAGAAG ACAAGAAAAGAACTGAAGCAATGTTGCTCAGATGCTACCTGAAACGTGAAATGCCACAATGGAG GTTGGAACTTGAAACGATGCTGAAAAGAGGAGTGAAGTTTGAGATCGAAGCACTCTCAGTTCACTCACTGTCTTTCTTGTCAGAGGTTTACATCCCTTCTAAGATTCGCAGTGAG TCGCTTCCAGTCACAAACCTAATTTGA
- the LOC130496957 gene encoding pentatricopeptide repeat-containing protein At3g13160, mitochondrial: MSSLSRLLLRGTNSFSAPTNGRFFSAATAAAAATSQRTPSLITLVNDEQDPKYITEKFKKASETEWFRKNIAVYERTVRRLAAAKKFEWIEEILEEQNKYHNMSKEGFVARIINLYGRAGMFENAQKVFDGMPERNCKRSVLSFNALLNACVNSKKFDLVEGIFQELPGKLSIQPDIASYNTLIKGLCGKGSLSEAIALIDEIENKGLKPDHFTYNLLLHETYTKGHFEQGEEIWGRMVEKNVARDIRSYNARLLGLALEMKSEEMVSLFDELKGNGIKPDVFTFTAMVRGCAGAGKVDEAKTWYKELEKNGFRPMKLIFSSLLPAMCKAGDLESAFELCKEIFTKRLLVDGAIMQEVVDELVKGSKKDEAEEIVELAKKNDYLQFKLRLSSEE, encoded by the coding sequence ATGTCGTCTCTCTCTCGCCTTCTCCTCCGTGGCACCAACAGCTTCAGCGCCCCCACGAACGGCCGCTTTTTCTCCGCCGCTACCGCCGCTGCAGCCGCGACCTCGCAGCGAACACCGTCCCTCATCACCCTCGTGAACGACGAACAAGACCCAAAGTACATCACGGAGAAGTTCAAAAAGGCTTCCGAAACGGAGTGGTTCCGGAAGAACATTGCCGTCTATGAGAGAACCGTCCGCCGCCTCGCCGCCGCCAAGAAGTTCGAGTGGATCGAGGAGATCCTGGAGGAGCAGAACAAGTACCATAACATGTCCAAGGAAGGGTTCGTGGCAAGGATTATCAACCTCTACGGACGAGCTGGTATGTTCGAGAATGCGCAGAAGGTTTTCGACGGAATGCCTGAGAGAAACTGCAAGAGATCGGTGTTGTCATTCAACGCCTTGCTGAATGCGTGCGTGAACTCCAAGAAGTTCGATTTGGTTGAAGGTATCTTCCAGGAGTTGCCAGGTAAGCTCTCGATCCAACCAGATATTGCATCTTACAATACTCTGATCAAGGGGTTGTGCGGAAAGGGTTCCTTGTCGGAAGCTATTGCGTTGATTGATGAGATTGAGAACAAGGGTCTGAAACCTGATCATTTCACCTACAACTTGCTTTTACATGAGACGTATACAAAAGGGCACTTTGAGCAGGGAGAAGAGATATGGGGTAGAATGGTGGAGAAGAACGTTGCGAGAGATATACGTAGTTACAATGCTCGGTTGCTAGGATTAGCCTTGGAGATGAAATCAGAAGAGATGGTTAGTCTCTTTGACGAGCTCAAGGGTAATGGGATCAAGCCTGATGTATTCACGTTCACTGCAATGGTTAGAGGATGTGCCGGTGCAGGAAAAGTGGATGAAGCCAAAACGTGGTACAAGGAGTTAGAGAAGAACGGTTTTCGCCCAATGAAATTGATCTTTTCCTCGTTGCTCCCTGCGATGTGCAAGGCTGGGGATTTGGAGTCGGCTTTTGAGCTCTGCAAGGAGATATTCACTAAGCGTCTACTTGTCGATGGGGCCATCATGCAAGAGGTAGTTGATGAATTGGTGAAAGGATCAAAGAAAGATGAAGCTGAAGAGATCGTTGAGCTCGCTAAGAAGAATGACTATTTACAGTTCAAGCTACGTCTCTCTTCCGAAGAGTAG